The genome window CGCGGCGATGCATCGAGCCGGACGGGCGCGTGCCGCCGGCCGTCGCCACGACGTACGCTCTCGGTACGCCTTAGGCGCCGGCCGGCAGCCCGCATCCCGTCGGGCTCGCGCCTCGACGCGCCTCGTCGTGGCGTCAATCGATCGAGGAAATCAACTCCGAGCGGTCTACTTCTTTTCGATCTCTCGCAGCAACTCTTCCAGGTAATTTTTCCACACCGCCGGGAACGAATGCGTCCCGTGCCCGCGGGTGGCGTCGCTCGTCGGGATGAGGACGTACTTTCCCCGCCGCACCCGCGGAATCAGCTTCTCCATGAAGCCGAGCTCCGGCGGGTTGATCTGGTCGTCGGCCGAGTTGATGGCGACGAGCGGCGCCTGGATCTTCGCGAGGTCGGGCGAAGGGTCGTATTCGCGCGAAGCGTCGAACGCGTAGAGCATGTCGTTCGCGTCGAGCCCGGCCAGGCGGGCGTGCATCTGCTCGTCGAGGAACCGGTCCGCGGCGTCGCGCGTCGGGGCGGCCTTCTGCCACTGGAGAGGGCTCGAGACCATGAAGAGGAGCACCTGGACGGCGGCGCGCAGCCCGCGCGGCTGGTCCCGATAGTCCCCGCCGTTCCAGCCCGGGTCGTCCCGGATGTCATCCATGATCATCTTGCGCATCATCCGGTTGCGGCCCGCGATCTGCGTCGGCACGCTCGCGAGCGGCACGAGGCCGTCCATGAAGTCCGGGTACTTCTCCCCCCACATCCACGTCTGCATGCCTCCCATCGACGTCCCCATCACGAGCTCGAGATGGTTCACGTGGAGGCCGTCGGTCAGCAGCCGGTGCTGGGCGGCGATCATGTCGTCGTACGTGTAGCGGGGAAACCGCGCGTGCATCCCGTCGCTCGGCTTGCTCGACCCGCCGTGCCCGATCCCGTCGGGGAGAACGATGAAGTGGGTCGCCGCGTCGAGGAGCTCGCCCGGCCCGAAGAGCACTCCGGCGAAGTTCTCGGTCATGAACTGCTTTCCGCTCCCGGTCGTGCCGTGCAGGATCAGCACCGCGTTGCGCACGACGCCCGCGGTGTCGCGGCGCGGCTTGCCGATCGTCCGGTAGTGGAGGCGGAGCTCCGGCAGGGACTCGCCCGAGTCGAACCGGAAGTTCCGGATGACGAAATCACCCTCCGCCGCCGCGACAGCCGCGCGCGCGGCGGCCGGGGCCAGCAGGAGAAGGGCGGCGCAGAGCGCGAGAGCGCGCGGCGCATGCGGCTTCATGGCGCGCTCCCGGCGTCGGAAGCCACCGTGCTGCCCGGCCGCGCCGCCGACGGCGCGTCGGGAAACGTGACGACGTCGTGGCGCACGGGCTTGACCGTCTTCAGGTAATCGTAGATCGCGCCGAGATCCTCCTCGGTCATCCCGGAAAACGCGAGCCAGCCCATCACGGTGTTTTGCCCCCGCGGGGCGACGGGAGAATTCTCGGCGAGCGGAGCGAACGCCTTGAAGCGGCCGATGAATTCCGCCTTCGTCGCGTGGCCCATCCACGTGTGTTCCTCCGGCGTCAGGTTCGCGGAACGGTTCGTTCCCCACGGCCCGCGGTATTCGTTCCCCCCGGC of Thermoanaerobaculia bacterium contains these proteins:
- a CDS encoding alpha/beta fold hydrolase is translated as MKPHAPRALALCAALLLLAPAAARAAVAAAEGDFVIRNFRFDSGESLPELRLHYRTIGKPRRDTAGVVRNAVLILHGTTGSGKQFMTENFAGVLFGPGELLDAATHFIVLPDGIGHGGSSKPSDGMHARFPRYTYDDMIAAQHRLLTDGLHVNHLELVMGTSMGGMQTWMWGEKYPDFMDGLVPLASVPTQIAGRNRMMRKMIMDDIRDDPGWNGGDYRDQPRGLRAAVQVLLFMVSSPLQWQKAAPTRDAADRFLDEQMHARLAGLDANDMLYAFDASREYDPSPDLAKIQAPLVAINSADDQINPPELGFMEKLIPRVRRGKYVLIPTSDATRGHGTHSFPAVWKNYLEELLREIEKK